One genomic window of Arvicola amphibius chromosome 4, mArvAmp1.2, whole genome shotgun sequence includes the following:
- the Lrrc3c gene encoding leucine-rich repeat-containing protein 3C, producing the protein MLLLASGLLPFLLLISTGGSVPSPGAMPQGCYIAEEAGEQTFRCSQAGLSAVPSGIPNNTRKLYLDANQLASVPAGAFQHLPVLEELDLSHNVLVHLSGAAFQGLEGTLRHLDLSANQLASVPVAAFMGLQIQVNLSANPWRCDCALQEVLRQVRLAPGSGTGIVCGPGARPDLVGQEFLLLSREEELCGTGRGGTRRSTDVALLVTMGGWLTLVAAYLIHYVWQNRDETRRPLKRAPVQPVLSEDSSTLSTMV; encoded by the coding sequence ATGCTCCTACTAGCTTCTGGCCTCCTGCCCTTCCTGCTGCTGATAAGCACAGGGGGTTCTGTGCCCAGCCCTGGGGCAATGCCCCAGGGTTGCTACATAGCGGAAGAAGCTGGCGAACAGACATTCCGCtgcagccaggctggcctgagtGCAGTGCCCAGTGGCATCCCCAACAATACCCGAAAGCTTTACCTGGATGCCAACCAGCTGGCATCAGTGCCAGCTGGTGCCTTCCAGcacttgcctgtcctggaagaaTTGGACCTGTCTCATAATGTCCTTGTCCACCTCTCAGGGGCTGCTTTCCAGGGCCTGGAGGGCACTCTGCGCCACCTTGACCTCTCTGCCAACCAGCTAGCATCTGTGCCTGTAGCAGCCTTCATGGGGCTGCAGATCCAAGTGAACCTGTCTGCCAACCCATGGCGCTGTGACTGTGCCCTACAGGAAGTGCTCAGGCAGGTGAGGTTGGCTCCAGGCTCTGGGACAGGCATTGTGTGTGGTCCAGGAGCCCGACCGGATCTCGTGGGACAGGAGTTCCTTCTGCTGAGTAGGGAGGAAGAACTGTGTGGCACCGGACGAGGTGGGACCCGAAGGAGCACTGATGTGGCCCTGCTAGTTACCATGGGGGGCTGGCTGACACTGGTAGCGGCTTATCTGATCCACTACGTGTGGCAGAACCGGGACGAGACCCGGCGCCCCCTCAAGCGGGCTCCTGTGCAGCCCGTGCTCTCAGAGGACTCCTCTACCCTCAGCACAATGGTCTGA
- the Ormdl3 gene encoding ORM1-like protein 3 isoform X1: protein MRGDGGWAPNPARLLRLRYQAAEQSGRPYGRSFLAPAVERGGRMNVGTAHSEVNPNTRVMNSRGIWLSYVLAIGLLHVVLLSIPFVSVPVVWTLTNLIHNLGMYIFLHTVKGTPFETPDQGKARLLTHWEQMDYGVQFTASRKFLTITPIVLYFLTSFYTKYDQVHFILNTVSLMSVLIPKLPQLHGVRIFGINKY, encoded by the exons ATGCGTGGAGATGGGGGTTGGGCCCCGAACCCTGCCAGGCTCCTAAGGCTTAGGTACCAGGCTGCGGAGCAGAGCGGGAGGCCCTATGGAAGGAGTTTCCTCGCTCCTG CAGTCGAGAGGGGTGGCAGGATGAATGTGGGCACAGCACACAGTGAGGTGAACCCCAACACGCGGGTGATGAACAGCCGCGGCATCTGGCTCTCGTACGTGCTAGCCATCGGGCTCCTTCACGTCGTGCTGCTGAGCATCCCCTTCGTGAGCGTCCCTGTCGTCTGGACCCTCACCAACCTCATCCACAACTTG GGCATGTACATCTTCCTGCACACGGTGAAAGGGACACCCTTCGAGACTCCAGACCAGGGCAAAGCCAGGTTGCTGACCCACTGGGAACAGATGGACTATGGGGTCCAGTTCACAGCCTCTAGGAAGTTCTTGACCATCACACCGATTGTACT gTACTTCCTCACCAGCTTCTACACCAAGTATGACCAAGTCCATTTCATACTCAACACTGTCTCCTTGATGAGTGTGCTCATCCCCAAGCTGCCCCAGCTCCATGGAGTCCGGATTTTTGGAATCAATAAGTACTGA
- the Ormdl3 gene encoding ORM1-like protein 3 isoform X2: MNVGTAHSEVNPNTRVMNSRGIWLSYVLAIGLLHVVLLSIPFVSVPVVWTLTNLIHNLGMYIFLHTVKGTPFETPDQGKARLLTHWEQMDYGVQFTASRKFLTITPIVLYFLTSFYTKYDQVHFILNTVSLMSVLIPKLPQLHGVRIFGINKY, encoded by the exons ATGAATGTGGGCACAGCACACAGTGAGGTGAACCCCAACACGCGGGTGATGAACAGCCGCGGCATCTGGCTCTCGTACGTGCTAGCCATCGGGCTCCTTCACGTCGTGCTGCTGAGCATCCCCTTCGTGAGCGTCCCTGTCGTCTGGACCCTCACCAACCTCATCCACAACTTG GGCATGTACATCTTCCTGCACACGGTGAAAGGGACACCCTTCGAGACTCCAGACCAGGGCAAAGCCAGGTTGCTGACCCACTGGGAACAGATGGACTATGGGGTCCAGTTCACAGCCTCTAGGAAGTTCTTGACCATCACACCGATTGTACT gTACTTCCTCACCAGCTTCTACACCAAGTATGACCAAGTCCATTTCATACTCAACACTGTCTCCTTGATGAGTGTGCTCATCCCCAAGCTGCCCCAGCTCCATGGAGTCCGGATTTTTGGAATCAATAAGTACTGA